TTATAAGGGTATGAGGATAGGTGAACATCGCTTTATCTCAAATGCAATCCACAAAAGTCCTGGCCGGTTTAATTATGATGATATTCCTACAATCTATTTAACTAAAACTATAAGTATTGGAAAATTGTGGATGATGACATAATTAAAGCTATTTTTGCAATCTTAAATTATGGGcacttactaaaaaaaaaaaaaattcaattatacaTGCATGACATTAGTTCCTTAAGTGAAatgcattaaactaataattGAATGAGCCaaaagtcttgtaactcaactagtaTGTATTTTTTGATGTTTCCAATAGTTTAGAATTCAAATCTCCCTCTTTcaactatcgaattattaaaaaaagaatattgtCACATGACTCACATTAGTTGGTGCAATGTTCTCTCAAAGGAAATTGCTACCAAAGGAGGTGAAGGTGTGGAGAGTCAAAATGGCAAGGAAGAACTGGAATGAAGATAATACCCCCACAAAAATATCAAGTGAAGTACAATTCAACCATTGTTGAATTCGATTACTCCTCTTACGTTCTTCactaggaaattcaatcttCGTAATCCTCCTTAAAAGATCGATTGGATCATTAGATAGAGTTGCTATCGCATTAATTATGACCCCAGAGAcatttagaattcaaatttccatttttcaactatcgaattattaaaaaaagaatactGTCACATGACTCATATTAGTTGGTGCAATATTCTCTCAAAAGAACTTGCTACCAAAAGAGGTGAAGGTGTACAATTCAACCATTGTTGGAGTCGATTACTCCTCTTACGTTCTTCACTAGGAAATCCAATCTTCGTAATCCTCCTTAAAAGATCCATTGGATGGTCAGATAGTCGCTATCGCATTAATAATGACCCCAACTATCCTGCCTTGCATTAATGGAATGTTGCTTGTCTATCAGGCATAAATTCCAATAGCCCACATGGGCAAGCATTCCATATTTCATTTCAACAAATCAGGCAGGACTATGTCATAATAGCCTAAGGCATAACAAGGTAGATGATGATGAAATTCACTAGAAAACATGGAATTACAATTATAAATACCCCACTCCTCTTTTCACATAGATATGTGATGAAGCAGGATTTCACCTCGTTAGTACGATGGACGACCTAGAGCTCGTCAGTATGTACCTCATCAGTACGATGGACGACCTGGAGATCCTGTACCAAagtgtggtgggccttttgtgCGATATTGGGCTAGATTGCTTCCTGCCGTACTAGGCCCAAGGTGTTCTGGGTCAGGGAGTTGGGATCGGTCCAATTGCAACCCACCTTGGTTTAGCTTGTGTGCAAACTATGCCTGATTTAGCCTAGGCTTTGATCACATGACTCTAGCAAGCAGAGCTGTTATGACAATTACAGCAGatcaaatataataaagataataatagaaatttatTCACTACTTAGACAAAATAAATAGTGGGTTATTACAAGAAACACATGTTTTACGAgataatacaaataaatacgGAATGAGTGTTAATAAGCTTATTGAATCACAAAGAAATATCAGTCTACCGTGCAGAGCTATGACACGGGGTCGAAGTCAAGAAGGAAAACCATTTCCTCAATGCGAATAATCTCTCCGGTGAAGAAATTAACCGCTTTGAGGGAATGAGCCCTAAATGACTTGTGCCCAGAGGAGCATCTTGTTTTTAGCAGAGAGCGTGGTTTATGAGGGAAAGGGGAAATCATCCTATTTGGTGCATGCCTGCTGTactattctctttttttttgtttttccttttctctccgattctttctttcttttctctctcgttTTTTTATCTCTTTGTGTTTTAACTTATCCTTGTGGTTCTCTCCTTAGATTACTATTAATTTCCGTCCTCCCCCTTGTACACAGTAGGGGTTTCTTATATAATGCCTGCCGCAGCtagcttttaccattttagtcCTTAACTGTCTTTGTTTGGTGTGAGCGTCTTTGCCGACCAATACTGATTGGTAAGTCACCCAGCCAGTgccacttacctgtgctggtCATGCCACTTCACCTCACCAGACAAAGaagactattttgtttgtttgcttaccgtggcattcttacctgccacggtgtgagtactctctttttctccgtccctcatggcatgcattTAGTGGTTCTAACTCAACTTTGCTTCTTTTGGGCGGTAtatcatcccagcaggacactGCCTCCAAAAGAGTCTAAgcaggaaacacaaaaataggtttTTCCCCTTCCCCATCGCCAGACCATGCCCTTATCTCTGACCCATAACCCATCACTTCCTATATTGGCTGCTGGTGTTTGGGCCTTGCGCGTGCCTTACTTCCATGCTCGTCCAAAATCTGCTTGCTGCTTATACGTTTTGCCGCGGTCTGAAGGTCCGTCTGCCCCTTTTTCCGTTTGTCCTTGACTTCTTACAATGTGAGCTGCTTTcctaatttctcattttttatggCTTGCTGGGTTTTGCTTGATTGTGGGCTTCCCTTCCTTCGTGCCATTCTCCGTGTTTTATTCTTAGCCTTGCTATTACTTCTTGCCATATCATTCTGCCATGCCTGCCATGATGTTATTTGACCTAGAACTGCTGGGCCTCTTTGGGCTTGCTGTTCATCTCTTTTCTGATGGCCTAATAAACTCATTGGATCTTTTACTACATTACTTGCGGGCTCCCGCGTCCCATTTActtccttttgggcatccttgacccatttactttcttggggcatccttGACCCTTTCTAATTTTGTGCTTCCCATGGGCTTTCACTAACTCCTTGGGTTTCCTTGACCCAAGTACTTTATACTTCTTCCTTGGGGCTTATGAATTTTCTATTActccttactttctttacttacatttCTTTGGGCCTGCTGTGGCAACTATGAcccattatcatttttttacatCCATACTACCCATGggtttgctacttctctctTTCCGGGCATTTTTAGGCCTATTTGCTTCTTCAAGGcccatttgtttgctttatggactCATGATCTATTATTCTTGCTGCTTGGGCTTAATGACTTTTTTATCCAACTTTCTTTTGCCCACGTTATTGGACTTCTTCCTCTTGCTAGGCTtccaaaaaatgagcatctacacaAAGAAAGTACTAAGCAGATAATGACACTGATTTGAGGCTTGTCAAGGACcatccgatgcttaagttagctTAAACTCTTTAGAAATCTATAATTTGTAGAATAATTTGTGTATGTATACAACATGCCTCACTTACTTGTCTCTCCTGGTTTTATATAGCCTTTGTGTGAGTAAATGCTCAGTCTACTGGCCTTTCTAATGTTGTACTATAGCTGGAGGATTTATGGCCTAATAATGACCATTTATCCTTAGCCCTTTAATGTCTATAACAGCCATTAAATGTGCATAATTGGATGGCAGTAATGACTCCGTGCTTATTTATCATTTGGACATTAAATGTTGTCTGGAACTAATGTGTTTACGCTCGTCCATACTTCTACTGGTCATTAACATGGATGGTTTGCAATATGGACGAGCGTTTTATCGCTATCCATTAGTTATGGTTGAGCTAAAGGCTTAAATACTCATTTAATAGCCATTTAACTTCCCCATTCAATGCTATGTAACAGCTGTGTAATGGTCAGCTTGAGGTAGTTGTAATAGCTGTGAGCTGGTGGCTGGAAAGGCCATACGTCCGTTACACTTGCAACATTTAAGTGAAGAATTTATATCTGAGCATTAATGTGTGCTTACAATCATTCTTAGTAATGACAGTCGTCCTTAATAATGACGATCGCCTTTAGTAATGACGGTCGTCCTTAGTAATGACGGTCACTTTATGGACGATCATTTTACACTACTCCTCAATATGCAATCTCAACTCAATACACTTGCTATTCCGTCCCTATATTTTCTAGGAATCTAACTTAATCACTGGGGTGCTTATTGGTGACCTCCAGCGACTGCCTTGTGATGCAGGCATTTGCTGGAGACATCGTCCTCCTTTGCAAAAGCTTCCTTAATCCACCGTAATCACCTATATAAAATTATCCTACCACCTACAGAAGGTATGTGACTAAATAGAGACAGAAACCTAGTGGTGGAACGTGAGgcacttaaaataaaaagttctcTTACCACATGATCGAGGTGGAATTAATTAGAAGTACAACTCTAAGCAAACAGCAACAAGCAGACAAGCTTATGTGGACAGGCACAACAAATGGCATCTTCATTAATTCTTCACAGCAAGCAGCGCGTGCCACATGGTAAATAAAGGAAGAGTGGAGGATAAGACAAATTAGAgagttgaaaattgaaagtaGTTATGGTAAACAATTTGGAAGTTCGggtcccaaaaatatttttacataggCATGTCAGGATAATTCCCAACCTCTATGTAAACCTTTGCCAAGAGAGGTATTACGAATGATGTAGTTTTCCAAGAGCGTGGAATTGAAGCCGAAACAACAATACACGTACCGTGGAATTGTAGATTTGCAAGGGAAGTTTGAGAAAGTGTTTTTAAATAAATCTTTTGAAACACGTTCAAAGACCTTCAAGATTTTTGAGGTTGGAATAAAGTCTAATTGTGAagtgtcatttatttttaaataaatttaattcatacGTTGTTCTTCACTTCTTATATATACTAATAAATTTCCATAACATACCAACAAAAGGTGTGTGGCCTAATGGTCGTCACTCAAGAAATGCAAATTAGCAAGCTGAAAACTCTAAAATGCATCAATTAGTTGAGCTATAAAACTTTTGGCTTGTGAATGTTGTGGTTAATTGAGTGTAGCAGTCCCATATAAGATAATAATGACAAGAATGAATGGTTAATATAACACAATTAGATACAATTCATatgatatataaatatgtattttatgATATATACATAATCACCGATGTGGTAATTTGATATGATTcatacaatatataaatatgtattttatgATATATACATGTTCCAATTAGAAAAGACATATTTTTGCTCCCAATTCAACACGTATGTGTATGTTATATATCACAGATACATTTTTATGTTACTAACAatcatgcattaaaaaaaaaaatccaattagtaGGTGGTCTATTACAAGAGTAAACAATTTACAAGAACTTCAACAAATTGCAATCACAATGAGAAGATAATcctagattaaaaaaaaaaatgttgttgctAGTAGTCCTTTGTTGGTTGGCATCCATAAGAATTGGCCTGCGGGTCTTAACCTGTGTCTTATCTAAGGGCTGGCGCAACTTAGCTAACCCCTATTTtcatctaccaaaaaaaaaaaaaaaatggttattgCCATTTTATTTATGATAAGTTATAATCCATCGTGTCAACATGTCAAAAGTCATACCAGATCCGTTTTCAGAGGTAAGGTAGGTCTTAGGGTAACCCATTTTTACGTGTATGGGAATCTCTCTATTCATAATTTCATACCTACATTTTTCCTTCAGTTCGACTGTGATTTTGCCTCATCTAAACCTTGATATACATGCATGCACTTGTTGCTGCCAACAGGTTCCAAACACCGAGATTGGagtctcaaaattgaaaatacaagTGATTCACACATGAATTATTCTTCTCTCTCACGGTACGGATTTCGATCATTGCCGATGATCTGTCGTGTCTATATCGATGGATGGCTTCCTACCAGTTCCAGATCACCTGCCAGAAATTTTGGAGAAGATTGGAAAATTATCCAAAGTTAATGCTTTGACAAGTCACCTACGTTACTGATTAAATAAGTCAGCCTAGCTTTTGTCCCCATAAACAAATCTCCTAATCCTTCAATATACAGGGAGAGGATCAGTTTTAACATTTCGCAAATAACATACATTTGATTTTCCATGTAAAGCTCCCATTTTTCTATAATTGCTTTCCCTTTCCATGATTTATTTGTGCAGAGCATGACACATCGAACAAAATGGAGGAACTCGAAATTTCTTAGAACCGTCTAAACACACGTCTCCTTTGATTCTTTCTTTTACTGAGAATTATGGAAATGAAGCAGAATTTGAGATGATGGCGCTGAAAATCTTACTGTAGTCTTTCATGTGACTGTCATAATTGAAAGCAACTGAACACAACTGCCATAGCTGCACCACTATCATGTCAATCAGCAGATGATATATTCCTGACATAGTAAAGCacaaaattttaccaattaagtGTTATTTAGTTGTTTAAATAACTAACTATAGTGTTCATGATCAAATCTTAATAACAATGACAATCTTGTGGATGGTCTAAAACATTGCTGGAGTCCAACAGGTGCAGTATAGTGCTAGTTGATGAAATAGGCATGAGTCAAATAAGATCATCATCCCAGAATttgtaggttattacattatcAAAGCCATCACACAGAAATACATAATTTCCTTAACATGTATTCCTTGGGCCATTGGCAAGCATAGAAATAGTTTGTTCCTTGAAGACAAGGACGCGTGAGATGCAACTCTCCCATGTTTACACGAAAGGTGAAAATTATTGAGTGAACTTccataaaaatgaataaatgaattATGGTGCAACGATACCATTTCCTTCATTCTCTAAAGATAAACAAGTAAGCAAACGTCATATACAAGAATCTCTTAATAAATGTACAATTGCAGAAGAGTAGCACTCAGGGCAGCTGCTGTCTACAGATCCAttcaattttgttcaaaatttgaGAACTCAGTACTACAAGATCAATCcatctttgaaaatttgttcCAGCCGAGATGCCACATCTGACATGGTAGGACGCTCGCTAGGATTTTCCCTCACAGCTACCTCTGCTAAATCAGCAAGTTTAAGTAGAGGTTCAACATTTCTTGGAAGTGCCACAAACCGATCAATTATTCCAGCTGCCTTACCCTGTTTGATTAAGGGCACTGCCCACTCAACTATACTTGGAGGCATACAATCTCTGTCATATGCTTTCCTTCCACTGAGAATCTCTAGCAGTACAATTCCAAAGTTGTAAACATCACTTTCTAAATCTCCACTAAGATCTTTGTCATTTGAAGTAACAAGGCCAAAGTCTGCAATTCGTGCTCCCCAATCAGAATCCAAAAGAATATTTGAAGTCTTCACATCCCGATGGGCAATTGGAGGCACAAGTTCCTTGTGAAGGTACTCAAGTCCCTTAGCAGCCTGCATTGAAACCTTCAACCGGAGGCTCCAATTCAAAGGAGAAAGACCACCATGGAGGTGGTCATGAAGTGTCCCATGAGGCATATACTCATAAATGAGCAGCCTCTCACCCATTTCTGAGCAATAACCTAACAAGTTCACAATATTACAATGCCGGATTTTGCAAAGGATTTCCAACTCCATTTCAAAGTCACGATTGTTAGAGTGAATTATTGTGGCAGCATTTGCCCTTTTGACTGCAACTTGCCGCCCATCTGAAAGAACAGCTTTATAAACAAAACCATAACTTCCCCTGCCAAGCTCATTAAATTCCTTGAACCCATTAGTGGCATCTTTTAGCTCTGAGAGTCGGAAAATTTGAGCCATCCCGGGACAGGGAGCAACAGAAAGAGGAGGCTGCAAATCAGCAATAGGGTCAGTTTCTAACTTCGGCTTGCCCATGCAAGAATTGAAATGTCTTTTGGTCCCTTCCACTTTTTGGGTAGTCCTCATGCACGGAAGAAGACACCAGCCAACCAATATGAATAACAAACCTGAAATAGAAGACCCAATAATGAGCACCAATCTACGCAAGTGATTCCAATGCTTCTGATCCATCTTCGGAGATGATTGAAGTCGACAAACATCCCAACAAGAGCTGTTCTGGCAAAGAGAGCAAGCGGTGCATGCTCTGTCAGCATTCTCAGAACATGAACTAGACAAGAAGAAACCTTCAGAACAATTTGACCCACAAGGTGAACAAATCTTAAGATCTTTCCGTATACACAAGCTTGTCAAATCGGGCTCATTAAGACGACTTGCATTATAAGCAAATTGCCCTGTGCTACAGGAAGCAGGAGTACAAAGACCCGGGCTGCACAATTCCAATGGAGGATCATAATCAGGCGGTGAAGGGGAATTGACAAGCCAGCAATCAAGAACCAAATCATCCTCTCTAATACCACAAGTAACAAAATCAGATGATGCTATTGCCATAAACCCGGAACCCTTTGGAACAGAAGACAAATTAAAGATCCCCCAACACTCCACCCCATGATTGTCCCCACGTATACCGCAAAAATGGTTAGCACCAGCCGTCAGAGACACAAACTTAATACCAATTGGAGGGGCAACATATGAATTACCATCACCCCAACATTTCACTTCATTAGACATTTCTGAAATCCCACAAAGAGAACTTCTCCCTGAAGCTAAAACTACATAATTCTCCAATATGTTAGAAACCCCCAGACTTGCTGAGTTTGGTCCCCAACAAACAACCCCACCTTCTCTGAGACCACCACAACTAAATCCATCACCAGACACAACTATCTTAAAAACAAAGTTGCTAATGGACTGATTATAAAACAGAGTACTCTGTTTAGAActcaaaaaattattggattttttcacaatttccCAACAGTCAATGATGCCCGAATCATGATCAGAGTAATAAGACCCTCTAATAGCACAAACATGATTCTTGCCCGCGGCTATATGAGAATAAGCAGTGGTTTGATATATTGAAGGCACGAGATCTATACCTGAACTGTTTGGGCTCCAACAATAAGCTTGCGAAGTGTTTGCTAGAATGCCACATAGAAAACCTTCCCCGCCAGAGAGAGCAGCCATTGCAGGAATGTTGTTGAGATAAGCAGAGGCCGAAGACGATGATGGTGATGAAGAAGAGCTGTTCTTCGCCCAGCAAATAACGTTCTGCTTGCCACTCGCGTCAATGGCACAGAAGAACCCGTTTTGGCCAAATGCGGCAGAGATGGGTCCCATTGATCCGAACCCAGATGCAATGGTGCAGCAAAGAAGCAGAAGAAGTGGAAAAAGAGGTAGAGATTGAGAAAACCCAGAAAGTGTTTTGAGGATTTGCATGGTTGAAGTGGGTTTTGAGGGTGGGTTTGGATGAATGGTATTAACATGGAATGGTGTGAATGTGTTTGTGCTTGGTGTTTGATGAAGTAAGAGCTGGGATGATGATGAAGGTGGTGACGATAAAACAACGTGGGGGTAGTTGTCGCCATTTTTACAGTTTGGAACCTGAAAACTACTATAGGTAATAACTGTGgaacttaaattatattttggaCTCTATACGGACAAGATTTGGGACCAGACTCTCAAGTCTCGGACTTTACAACGAATCTCATGTAAGATACTAAGATTTAAGTTCCTTCCTCAAAAGTTTCTACATTGATCATACTTGTAAGGTACTGAAATAGTTAAATTAAGTTCGGCTATTTGTGACCGTTAGAACCAAAGTACTGAATTAGTTACATGAGCTTATCTAtctttttgggaaaaaaaaaaaaaaaattaccatgcGTCAACTAGTGAGTTGTAGATAAGTTATGAGTTTTGTTAATGGAGTTTTAGAACGTTTGTTAGTAGACGATTTATTATTGTTGGATTgctttaaaaggaaaaatattggCTTGATTTGATTACTTGATCATTAAGTATTTTCACATTTATTCAAATGctgttttaaattttcaaattggaAGAAGTTAAAATTActacaagttttattatataacattttaaaattgatttaacAATAAATGTGATTAGTTGATGTCAACAATATAATAAGTGAATGTTAGAATTATTCTTCTGTGATTgtacatcaatttgtaaaagttATGCCATCgtatttatagtatttatagaatttctatatataattgGGACACTTTGGTCTCTACCTTTCTATAAATCCAAAAAGTGATGATTTGCTActgttttaatataaaaaataaaataaaaagagttatATGATTGGATgcacttcttctttttactattcactaaaaaaatgttatcatttttttatttaccaatgtttaattttgatgtcattactttttttttttttaattgcggGGGATTCAACctaatttaagaataagatttgtttaaaaaaaagattataagatttgtaaatttgaaaattattattgtgAATAATCTTTAAGGTGACCCAAAGTGTTAGTCAAAGAGAATCAAATAGTAAAATACTTCTAGAAACACATGAGGTCTAGGGTAGACAAATACCTTGAGAAaagcattttgaaaatttttatcttttagaataagcaaattataatttagtttttacTCATCACGTGGATCCTAAAATTCATCATGAATAAATGCagtataaattatacatattcatGAACtatgtcaagttttttttttttctcatgaaaaAAAGAATCAAGTCAAGTTTCTTTGACTCTTTATGAATTAAATGCGAGTTTTAATATTATCATGATTTTTAATTAGAGAGTTCTTGGATTTCTAACTTGGGTTTAGTTAATGGGTATTCTTAGTGTATTTATTAATCGATCattttgatatcattttcatgaaaaatataaaaaattgtaaaaacaaaaatagttgttttttcccaaacaaaaaaaaaattatgaaagtaatttttaaactaATGTCATTAAGGCATTCATTAACTTTTATCTTATAAGATAGGTAAAGAGGGTAATTTTCTCAATTCCAGAGATCTTTATTTCTCATGTTAAAATCgtgattctttttttattatagagtTTTAATCTATATGATGTTTGTttctaataaatatatttttaatcatcaaattAAGACATCAATAAGTTTTGGTGTAAGCAGAAATTgaacccaaatctcttattctaTTATCAAATACTTTACCGATTGAACTAATTTAAACCTACAAACTTGCGACTTATTTAAGTGCAAGAAACTTTATGACGCTTTCAATTAGACCTATAATTAAATGACTGCTGCTTATGATTCGCATCTTGGACCAATGAGAAAGAAAGTGGATCGGCCAGTAAAAGCCACTTTGCAGCCGTCGGAGATTAAAAATAGGAAAGAACAGCCTACCCAGCCACTCATATTGTACATTAGTGGATCCTCGTAGCTAGTATATAAAACAAAGTACTGAATTCAATCACTTTTGTacttaatttgtatatatatactatgcATTAATGGGTTGAGAATGGCCTACTTGGCTACTTGCAAAGCATCAATATTATATTGCATGTGGCTTTTACATTCGAGTTCAACCAGTGGCCAACACAGCctagaaaatagagagagataACCTTTTGTATTCTTAACTGAGAAAAcatattatttctattttgggaCGTAATGTAATTGTTCTCCTTGT
This genomic stretch from Castanea sativa cultivar Marrone di Chiusa Pesio chromosome 9, ASM4071231v1 harbors:
- the LOC142610121 gene encoding serine/threonine-protein kinase-like protein CCR1, encoding MQILKTLSGFSQSLPLFPLLLLLCCTIASGFGSMGPISAAFGQNGFFCAIDASGKQNVICWAKNSSSSSPSSSSASAYLNNIPAMAALSGGEGFLCGILANTSQAYCWSPNSSGIDLVPSIYQTTAYSHIAAGKNHVCAIRGSYYSDHDSGIIDCWEIVKKSNNFLSSKQSTLFYNQSISNFVFKIVVSGDGFSCGGLREGGVVCWGPNSASLGVSNILENYVVLASGRSSLCGISEMSNEVKCWGDGNSYVAPPIGIKFVSLTAGANHFCGIRGDNHGVECWGIFNLSSVPKGSGFMAIASSDFVTCGIREDDLVLDCWLVNSPSPPDYDPPLELCSPGLCTPASCSTGQFAYNASRLNEPDLTSLCIRKDLKICSPCGSNCSEGFFLSSSCSENADRACTACSLCQNSSCWDVCRLQSSPKMDQKHWNHLRRLVLIIGSSISGLLFILVGWCLLPCMRTTQKVEGTKRHFNSCMGKPKLETDPIADLQPPLSVAPCPGMAQIFRLSELKDATNGFKEFNELGRGSYGFVYKAVLSDGRQVAVKRANAATIIHSNNRDFEMELEILCKIRHCNIVNLLGYCSEMGERLLIYEYMPHGTLHDHLHGGLSPLNWSLRLKVSMQAAKGLEYLHKELVPPIAHRDVKTSNILLDSDWGARIADFGLVTSNDKDLSGDLESDVYNFGIVLLEILSGRKAYDRDCMPPSIVEWAVPLIKQGKAAGIIDRFVALPRNVEPLLKLADLAEVAVRENPSERPTMSDVASRLEQIFKDGLIL